A genomic segment from Halomonas sp. GD1P12 encodes:
- a CDS encoding replication endonuclease has product MSALDLAFAHSSGTPDCGHFLRAHFERLPSLADRLAGGYVHVSKRHGHAAANRWLNHNAKDLIEPTEVYRRFEAIKGDLQRGFEALVKRGATTIEGLKAGCEWLTSVQERLMLRGLNATHDDEAVINHASAQATAIERERSKLIGGIAEHNRRLRLGLLPPPLNLKTPKARTLSGQAREVALQIAQSRNPLSPPLGVIPLMAVFRWYRAPVMSLRVVNVMALEKAQFRARSHGFSPPGLKLKPSAQLARLTSANWWRRQLRTLAGRRLEQVQREAHRVHKRAGIYCSHVTLDRRRAQKNRNTALLEALEAINQDGQVYTLAELAELGLSNPNHRRAELMLRISDTEAESRRMGHVGMFYTITAPSRFHPVVSENSVRNRKYDGSTPRDAQAYLQKVWARTRAALARENLGIYGIRVVEPHHDGTPHWHLLIWMKREDANRINHIIRDHAEADTPEELFDRRGRETTARFKVERINYAKGTAAGYVAKYISKNINGEQFTRDGIEGDDKDSYGHDLNSVAPRIESWAAVWGIRQFQFVGLPSVTVWREIRRLNEKHATELENWEAATRPDQRIASRFEQIRKAANAGQWDQFLRLMGGPNMPRKQRPIKPWTMPRVDLNRLKDEQAQISHATGEVGEGIEARGRHGEPTPGTFGIVVADGRGNEHEYLTRFYRWQVRGKSRSHQGGLGGGAAESPWTRVTNCTGGPDIEPREPPEEEKKAQLARLKEWQSSEIYRVERDAEYQDALAAREAARNLFAPRPRTQQEEYFPPELC; this is encoded by the coding sequence GTGAGCGCGCTGGATCTCGCCTTCGCGCATAGCTCCGGCACGCCGGACTGTGGCCACTTCCTGCGGGCTCACTTCGAGCGCCTGCCCTCGCTCGCCGACCGGCTGGCCGGTGGTTACGTGCACGTTTCGAAACGCCACGGCCACGCCGCCGCGAACCGCTGGCTAAACCACAACGCCAAAGATCTGATCGAGCCCACCGAAGTCTACCGCCGCTTCGAAGCAATCAAGGGCGATCTCCAGCGCGGCTTTGAAGCGCTAGTTAAACGTGGCGCAACCACCATCGAGGGCTTGAAAGCGGGCTGCGAGTGGTTGACCAGCGTGCAAGAGCGCCTGATGCTGCGCGGGCTCAACGCCACCCACGATGACGAAGCGGTCATCAACCACGCCAGCGCCCAAGCCACCGCAATCGAGCGCGAGCGAAGCAAGCTGATCGGCGGCATCGCCGAGCATAACCGCCGCCTGCGCCTCGGCCTGCTACCGCCCCCGCTCAATCTGAAAACGCCCAAGGCCCGCACGCTCTCCGGCCAGGCGCGCGAAGTCGCGCTGCAGATCGCGCAGTCGCGCAACCCGCTTTCGCCCCCGCTGGGCGTCATTCCATTGATGGCAGTGTTTCGCTGGTACCGCGCGCCGGTCATGAGCCTGCGCGTCGTCAATGTAATGGCGCTCGAAAAGGCGCAGTTTCGGGCACGCTCCCACGGTTTTAGCCCGCCGGGCCTAAAGCTGAAACCGAGCGCCCAGCTCGCCAGACTCACCAGTGCCAACTGGTGGCGGCGTCAGCTGCGCACGTTGGCCGGGCGGCGGCTCGAGCAGGTCCAGCGCGAAGCCCACCGCGTCCACAAACGCGCCGGCATCTACTGCAGCCACGTCACGCTTGATCGCCGCCGCGCCCAGAAGAACCGCAATACCGCCTTGCTCGAGGCGCTCGAAGCGATCAATCAGGACGGCCAGGTCTACACGCTGGCCGAATTGGCCGAGCTGGGCCTATCGAACCCGAACCATCGCCGCGCCGAATTGATGCTGCGTATAAGTGACACCGAGGCGGAGTCGCGCCGTATGGGGCACGTTGGCATGTTCTACACCATTACCGCGCCCAGTAGATTTCACCCGGTCGTCTCCGAAAACAGCGTGCGCAACCGGAAATATGACGGCTCGACGCCGCGCGATGCTCAGGCCTATTTGCAAAAGGTGTGGGCGCGCACCCGCGCCGCGCTCGCTCGGGAAAACCTCGGCATCTACGGCATCCGCGTGGTCGAGCCGCACCACGACGGCACGCCCCATTGGCACCTGCTCATCTGGATGAAGCGCGAGGACGCCAACCGGATCAACCACATCATCCGCGACCACGCCGAAGCCGACACGCCGGAAGAGCTATTCGACCGCCGAGGCCGCGAGACCACCGCGCGCTTCAAGGTCGAGCGTATCAACTACGCCAAAGGCACCGCCGCCGGCTACGTGGCTAAGTACATCAGCAAGAACATTAACGGCGAGCAGTTCACACGCGACGGCATCGAGGGCGACGACAAGGACAGCTATGGTCATGACCTCAACAGCGTGGCCCCGCGCATCGAGTCGTGGGCGGCCGTGTGGGGCATTCGCCAGTTTCAGTTCGTGGGCCTGCCCTCGGTCACGGTCTGGCGGGAGATCCGACGGCTCAACGAAAAGCACGCCACCGAGCTGGAGAACTGGGAAGCCGCCACGCGGCCCGACCAGCGCATCGCCAGCCGCTTCGAGCAGATCCGCAAGGCCGCCAACGCCGGCCAGTGGGATCAGTTCTTACGCCTCATGGGTGGCCCGAACATGCCCCGTAAACAGCGCCCCATCAAACCCTGGACGATGCCCCGCGTGGACCTCAACCGCCTCAAGGACGAACAAGCGCAGATCAGCCACGCCACCGGCGAGGTAGGTGAAGGCATCGAGGCCAGAGGCCGCCACGGCGAACCCACGCCCGGCACCTTCGGCATCGTCGTGGCCGACGGCCGCGGCAACGAACACGAATATTTGACGCGCTTCTACCGCTGGCAAGTGCGCGGAAAGTCGCGCAGCCACCAAGGGGGTTTGGGAGGAGGCGCAGCCGAGTCCCCTTGGACTCGTGTCACTAACTGTACGGGCGGCCCGGATATTGAGCCGCGCGAGCCTCCAGAAGAAGAGAAAAAAGCTCAGCTTGCCCGCCTGAAAGAGTGGCAAAGCTCAGAAATTTACCGAGTTGAGCGCGACGCCGAGTACCAAGACGCCCTCGCCGCCCGAGAAGCCGCGCGAAACCTCTTCGCGCCGCGCCCCCGAACCCAGCAGGAAGAGTACTTCCCGCCCGAATTGTGTTGA
- a CDS encoding TraR/DksA C4-type zinc finger protein: MADNADRAADITQQSLDATLARRAQLAQPAPHDECVDCGYEISAPRRAAAPWATTCIECQGIRELKNKQGR, translated from the coding sequence ATGGCCGATAACGCCGACCGCGCCGCGGACATCACCCAACAAAGCCTGGACGCCACCCTGGCACGCCGCGCCCAGCTCGCCCAACCGGCGCCGCACGATGAATGCGTCGACTGCGGCTACGAGATCTCAGCGCCCCGCCGAGCCGCCGCGCCGTGGGCGACTACCTGCATTGAGTGCCAAGGCATTCGTGAACTGAAAAACAAGCAAGGAAGATAA
- the xerC gene encoding tyrosine recombinase XerC, translated as MKTRPRKHSPDIPAHINQSKLPNGVYYDKRGRGRWYVQYRDEAGKLKTERIAGADATLSELHRIIEQRSGIDRRTLRYLAQQFHQSAQLKELAIKTQQDYEYCRSVLLEMPTKLGKPLGDLPTTQFSPALVQRLVDRIAAEGTPSKANHLLRYLRRLFRWGINRGHCDTNPAQGVEAAKERKQRRLPELATIARLTEFARERGQRTRGEKGACAPYLWMVMELAYICRLRGIEVITLTDANSTAQGVMTNRRKGSRDNIVRWYPRLTAAWTAATERRAGIWKAKDKPAPIHPERRPLIVAADGDALRKSSLDTAWQRLMKLAIAEGVITEEERFGLHDLKRRGITDTKGTRHEKQEASGHRSASMMDTYDLSVPLVYHPGNE; from the coding sequence ATGAAGACACGCCCGCGTAAGCACAGCCCGGATATCCCGGCACACATCAACCAGTCGAAGCTCCCCAACGGGGTGTATTACGACAAGCGCGGCCGGGGCCGCTGGTACGTTCAATATCGTGATGAAGCGGGCAAACTGAAAACCGAGCGCATCGCCGGGGCCGATGCTACCCTGTCAGAGCTCCACCGTATCATCGAGCAGCGCAGCGGCATTGATCGCCGCACCCTGCGCTACCTGGCTCAGCAGTTTCACCAATCCGCGCAGCTTAAAGAGCTGGCCATCAAAACCCAGCAGGACTACGAATACTGCCGATCGGTGCTACTGGAGATGCCCACGAAGCTGGGCAAACCACTGGGTGACTTGCCCACGACGCAATTCTCGCCGGCGCTGGTCCAGCGCCTAGTGGATCGGATCGCCGCTGAGGGTACCCCCTCAAAAGCTAACCACTTACTGCGCTACCTGCGCCGACTCTTCCGTTGGGGAATCAACCGCGGGCATTGCGACACCAACCCGGCCCAAGGCGTCGAAGCCGCCAAGGAACGCAAACAGCGCCGCTTGCCGGAGCTGGCCACCATTGCGCGGCTTACCGAGTTCGCTCGAGAGCGTGGCCAACGCACACGCGGCGAGAAAGGCGCCTGCGCGCCTTACCTTTGGATGGTGATGGAGCTGGCCTATATCTGCCGGCTACGCGGCATCGAAGTGATCACCCTCACCGATGCCAATAGCACCGCGCAAGGCGTGATGACCAACCGACGCAAGGGCTCGCGAGACAATATCGTGCGCTGGTACCCACGATTGACCGCCGCATGGACGGCCGCAACCGAACGCCGCGCGGGGATCTGGAAAGCCAAGGACAAGCCGGCGCCCATACACCCCGAAAGACGCCCGCTGATCGTTGCCGCCGACGGCGACGCTTTACGCAAGTCCAGCTTGGATACGGCTTGGCAACGCCTGATGAAGCTGGCCATTGCCGAGGGAGTGATCACGGAAGAAGAACGCTTTGGTCTACACGATCTCAAGCGGCGAGGCATCACCGACACGAAGGGTACGCGGCACGAAAAGCAAGAAGCAAGCGGGCACCGGTCAGCGTCCATGATGGACACGTACGACCTTAGTGTGCCGCTGGTATATCACCCGGGAAACGAGTGA
- a CDS encoding oxidative damage protection protein: MSNTVFCRKYQQELPALAFPPLPGKKGQEIQATVSQKAWEEWQALQTRLINEKHLNMLEPESRQYLMTQMERFLDNEPTDQAEGYVPPSQP, translated from the coding sequence ATGAGCAACACCGTTTTCTGTCGCAAGTATCAGCAGGAACTACCGGCCCTCGCCTTCCCGCCACTGCCTGGCAAGAAGGGCCAGGAGATTCAGGCCACGGTTTCGCAAAAAGCCTGGGAGGAGTGGCAGGCGCTGCAGACCCGCCTGATCAACGAAAAGCACCTCAACATGCTCGAGCCGGAATCGCGCCAGTACCTGATGACGCAGATGGAGCGCTTTCTGGATAACGAACCCACCGATCAGGCCGAAGGCTACGTGCCGCCCAGCCAGCCCTGA
- the mutY gene encoding A/G-specific adenine glycosylase, with product MADTPTPCLTAPEFQRRLLAWFDQYGRHDLPWQSPRSAYRVWVSEIMLQQTQVTTVIPYFERFMERFPTLNALANADQDEVLHLWTGLGYYARARNLHKAAQTARDEHGGELPVESVEALMALPGIGRSTAGAIIAQSQGTRAAILDGNVKRSLSRLHAVPGWPGKPAVERTLWQLADYFTPNERLADYTQAIMDFGATLCTRARPDCVICPFADVCAAYKEGAPQRYPESKPKKTLPTRDTLMLVLRDEQGRVWLEQRPPSGLWGGLWSLPQFDDRTALSDWLETFTDSAIIEPALPGFTHTFSHFRLAITPQPARCAGLNGVREKGVWFDPLDPPALGLAAPVKSLLKQLAPFSLDPTPGP from the coding sequence ATGGCCGATACGCCGACGCCGTGTTTAACGGCCCCTGAATTTCAACGCCGGCTGCTGGCCTGGTTCGACCAGTACGGCCGCCATGATTTGCCCTGGCAGTCGCCGCGCAGCGCCTACCGCGTGTGGGTCTCCGAGATCATGCTGCAGCAAACCCAGGTCACGACCGTGATTCCCTACTTCGAGCGCTTCATGGAGCGCTTTCCCACGCTAAACGCGCTGGCCAACGCCGACCAGGATGAGGTGCTGCACCTGTGGACCGGGCTTGGCTACTACGCCCGCGCCCGCAACCTGCACAAGGCCGCTCAAACCGCGCGTGACGAGCACGGCGGCGAGCTGCCGGTCGAGAGCGTCGAGGCGCTCATGGCGCTGCCCGGCATTGGTCGCTCGACCGCGGGCGCCATCATCGCCCAAAGTCAGGGCACGCGCGCCGCCATTCTGGACGGCAACGTCAAACGCTCGCTATCCAGGCTTCACGCCGTGCCCGGCTGGCCCGGAAAGCCCGCCGTGGAGCGTACGCTTTGGCAGCTGGCCGACTACTTCACCCCTAATGAGCGCTTGGCCGACTACACCCAGGCGATCATGGATTTCGGCGCCACGCTCTGCACCCGCGCCCGGCCGGACTGCGTGATCTGCCCATTTGCTGATGTGTGCGCCGCCTATAAAGAGGGCGCGCCGCAGCGCTACCCCGAGTCCAAACCAAAAAAGACCCTGCCCACCCGCGACACGCTGATGCTGGTGCTGCGCGACGAACAGGGGCGCGTATGGCTCGAGCAGCGCCCGCCTTCTGGCCTCTGGGGCGGGCTCTGGAGCCTGCCCCAGTTCGATGACCGCACCGCCCTCAGCGATTGGCTGGAGACCTTTACCGACAGCGCGATCATCGAGCCTGCGCTCCCCGGCTTCACCCATACCTTTAGCCACTTCCGTTTGGCGATCACCCCGCAGCCGGCGCGATGCGCAGGGCTTAACGGTGTGCGCGAGAAGGGCGTCTGGTTCGACCCGCTGGACCCGCCGGCGCTGGGACTGGCCGCGCCGGTCAAATCGCTTTTAAAACAGCTCGCGCCGTTTTCGCTTGATCCCACCCCGGGGCCCTGA
- a CDS encoding AsmA family protein, translating into MKQLLRILLAAVGILAMVAVAAVVYVTTFLDPEDFKPRLVEVVEEQTGLNLALEGPITWSFYPRIGVSVSQARAWLPEQPVEDTSFAAVDRAEVSVAFAPLLRGEIAIDGLTLDGVRLNLERDASGEGNWQPLVERLAEQNSESAETVLAPASAGPHVDAGSLSVVLNIASVEVRNADIRYRDAPNQALWRLQSLDINGSNVNPSRAFPLKAMFTLTRHNRLDAEALERTPAFTSEMSLETRVLLGLNDERVTFEDFQLSTRSTTASEEEPQQLSLKAAEMIAWLGEQRFSVSDGVIETGLRHSENWQGGLAMALAFALDGDWGAQTAQLRDAELTGPDNLRLSGHLNVEQFLDAPQYQGQLNAAPFTLRPWLSRMGVSLNTASEAALSDVAMTSPVEGDLEQITLPQLSLVLDDSTFTGELAAALDGSALRFDLSGDHLDLDYYLPGPVTAQQASHGLIRRAVAQEANPLLPQAWLAALDLEGDLEVDRLTLAGLTFDDTRLSLRGEQGLHRLTGFESRFYDGTLEATGSIDAREPVLAWQFAPAISGVQVAPMIEAFSEEPSPIRGRFNLQGELTTRGNTRDVLTSNLNGELDARLDNGAILQTNISQQVCELVAKLEGEGTLRDWQPDTRFDRFDATFNVRNGVVTSDDLMVTLPGIDMQGSGELNLTSMNFLTHANARLVDTADAACNVNPRLQALALPVLCEGHLDDDKSQWCRLDRDAFQASVVSLLQDEAGAQIEERLGETLDELNDRLGEENVRELRNGIRNLFD; encoded by the coding sequence ATGAAACAGTTATTGCGTATTTTGCTAGCCGCGGTCGGCATTCTGGCCATGGTGGCCGTCGCCGCCGTGGTGTATGTCACCACCTTTTTGGATCCCGAGGATTTCAAACCGCGCCTGGTCGAGGTGGTCGAAGAGCAAACCGGGCTCAATCTGGCGTTGGAAGGGCCGATCACCTGGTCGTTCTACCCGCGCATCGGCGTCAGCGTGTCCCAGGCGCGCGCCTGGCTTCCCGAGCAGCCCGTCGAGGATACCTCGTTCGCCGCCGTGGACAGGGCCGAGGTCAGCGTCGCCTTTGCACCGCTTTTACGCGGTGAAATCGCCATCGACGGCCTGACGCTGGACGGCGTACGCCTGAATCTTGAGCGAGACGCGAGTGGAGAGGGCAACTGGCAGCCGCTCGTGGAGCGTCTTGCCGAGCAGAACAGCGAATCCGCCGAAACCGTGCTGGCCCCGGCCAGCGCCGGGCCCCACGTCGACGCGGGCAGCCTCTCGGTGGTGCTCAACATCGCAAGCGTGGAGGTGCGAAACGCCGACATTCGCTATCGCGATGCGCCCAACCAGGCGCTCTGGCGGCTGCAGTCGCTCGATATCAACGGCAGCAACGTCAACCCGTCGCGCGCGTTTCCGCTCAAGGCGATGTTCACCCTGACCCGGCACAATCGCCTGGACGCCGAAGCGCTCGAGCGCACCCCGGCCTTTACCAGCGAGATGAGCCTGGAGACCCGCGTGCTGCTGGGCCTGAACGATGAACGCGTTACCTTCGAGGACTTCCAGCTCTCCACCCGCTCGACCACCGCCAGCGAAGAAGAGCCGCAGCAACTCAGCCTGAAAGCCGCCGAAATGATCGCCTGGCTTGGCGAGCAGCGCTTTAGCGTCAGCGACGGGGTGATCGAAACCGGCCTGCGCCACTCGGAGAACTGGCAGGGAGGGCTGGCGATGGCGCTGGCGTTCGCCCTGGACGGCGACTGGGGCGCGCAAACCGCACAGCTTCGCGACGCCGAACTCACCGGCCCCGATAACTTGCGCCTGAGCGGCCATCTCAACGTCGAACAGTTTTTGGACGCCCCGCAGTATCAGGGTCAGCTTAACGCCGCGCCCTTCACGCTGCGCCCCTGGCTTTCGCGCATGGGCGTGTCGCTCAATACCGCCAGCGAAGCCGCGCTGAGCGATGTCGCCATGACCAGCCCCGTCGAGGGCGACCTGGAGCAGATCACGCTGCCCCAGCTCTCTTTAGTGCTCGATGACAGCACCTTTACCGGTGAGCTGGCCGCGGCGCTGGACGGCAGCGCCTTGCGCTTCGATCTTTCCGGCGATCACCTCGATCTGGATTATTATCTGCCGGGGCCGGTCACCGCCCAGCAGGCGAGCCACGGCCTCATTCGCCGTGCCGTTGCCCAGGAGGCAAACCCGCTACTGCCCCAGGCGTGGCTCGCTGCGCTGGATCTGGAAGGCGACCTGGAAGTGGACCGGCTCACACTTGCCGGGCTCACTTTCGATGACACCCGGCTGTCGCTTCGCGGCGAGCAGGGCCTTCACCGGCTGACCGGCTTCGAGTCGCGCTTCTACGATGGCACGCTGGAGGCGACGGGCTCGATCGACGCCCGTGAGCCGGTGCTGGCGTGGCAGTTCGCGCCCGCCATCAGTGGCGTACAGGTGGCGCCCATGATCGAGGCATTCAGTGAAGAACCGTCGCCGATTCGCGGGCGCTTCAACCTGCAGGGCGAGCTCACCACGCGCGGTAACACGCGCGACGTGCTGACCAGCAATCTCAACGGCGAGCTCGACGCGCGCCTCGACAACGGCGCCATTTTGCAAACCAACATTTCGCAGCAGGTGTGCGAGCTCGTCGCCAAACTCGAAGGCGAGGGCACGCTGCGCGACTGGCAGCCGGATACCCGCTTCGATCGCTTCGACGCCACCTTCAACGTGCGCAACGGCGTAGTGACCAGCGACGACCTGATGGTGACGCTGCCGGGTATCGACATGCAGGGCAGCGGCGAGCTGAACCTCACCAGCATGAACTTTCTGACTCATGCCAACGCCCGACTGGTGGATACCGCTGACGCCGCCTGCAACGTCAACCCGCGCCTTCAGGCGCTGGCGCTGCCGGTGCTCTGCGAGGGCCATCTCGATGACGACAAGTCCCAGTGGTGCCGGCTCGACCGTGACGCCTTCCAGGCCTCGGTCGTGTCGCTCTTGCAGGACGAAGCCGGCGCGCAGATCGAAGAGCGCCTTGGCGAGACCCTCGACGAACTGAACGACCGCCTCGGTGAAGAGAACGTGCGCGAGCTGCGTAACGGCATTCGCAACCTCTTCGACTGA
- a CDS encoding GNAT family N-acetyltransferase → MPVTLLYVDQTRWETDDAVRQELSRIYADAPRERLRTRTVAPFIEQHLVQSPRQFFACARFNGHLLGAVAIYEADDRAWWLSELCVKSSARRRGVGSRLMALLGEQAKEDGRTLRIDAGSLPLADRILLSKIGYRPFSAPPAAGSGALSDSGIHEHVELDPQGNG, encoded by the coding sequence ATGCCGGTGACGCTTTTGTATGTCGATCAGACCCGCTGGGAGACGGACGATGCCGTACGCCAGGAGCTTTCGCGTATCTATGCCGACGCTCCCCGGGAGCGGCTACGCACCCGGACGGTCGCGCCGTTCATCGAGCAGCATCTGGTCCAGTCGCCGCGTCAGTTCTTCGCCTGCGCCCGGTTCAACGGCCATCTGCTGGGCGCGGTGGCCATATATGAAGCCGATGATCGTGCCTGGTGGCTTTCCGAGCTTTGCGTGAAAAGCTCCGCCAGGCGGCGTGGCGTCGGCTCCCGCCTTATGGCACTGTTGGGCGAGCAGGCAAAAGAGGATGGTCGCACGCTTCGTATCGATGCCGGCTCGCTGCCGCTGGCCGATCGTATCCTGCTGTCCAAAATCGGCTATCGGCCTTTTTCCGCGCCACCGGCGGCCGGTAGCGGCGCCTTGAGTGACAGCGGTATTCATGAGCATGTCGAGCTAGACCCACAAGGGAACGGGTGA
- the hisB gene encoding imidazoleglycerol-phosphate dehydratase HisB, whose amino-acid sequence MSARTATVSRDTNETQITVTIDLDGEGHLKGESGVAFLDHMLDQVARHGMIDITMDVTGDLHIDAHHTVEDLGITLGQAFDQAVGDKRGIVRYGHAYVPLDEALSRVVVDFSGRAGLFMNATFTRAMIGAMDTQLFSEFFHGFVNHARVTLHIDNLKGENAHHQAETIFKAFGRALRMALAEDPRMAGKMPSTKGTL is encoded by the coding sequence ATGTCAGCGCGAACTGCCACGGTCAGCCGTGACACCAACGAAACGCAGATCACCGTGACCATCGACCTCGACGGCGAAGGCCATTTGAAGGGCGAGTCTGGCGTGGCGTTTCTTGATCACATGCTGGATCAGGTCGCGCGTCATGGCATGATCGACATCACCATGGACGTCACCGGCGACCTGCACATCGACGCCCACCACACGGTCGAGGATCTGGGCATTACGCTCGGCCAGGCGTTCGACCAGGCCGTGGGCGACAAGCGCGGTATCGTGCGCTACGGTCACGCCTACGTGCCGCTCGATGAAGCGCTTTCGCGCGTGGTGGTCGACTTTTCCGGCCGCGCGGGGCTGTTCATGAACGCCACCTTTACCCGGGCAATGATCGGGGCGATGGACACGCAGCTGTTCAGCGAGTTTTTCCACGGCTTCGTCAACCACGCCCGGGTCACGCTGCATATCGACAATCTCAAGGGCGAAAACGCTCACCACCAGGCGGAAACCATCTTCAAGGCCTTTGGCCGGGCGCTGCGCATGGCGCTTGCCGAGGACCCGCGCATGGCGGGAAAAATGCCCTCGACTAAGGGAACGCTTTGA
- the hisH gene encoding imidazole glycerol phosphate synthase subunit HisH: MTIAVIDYGMGNLHSVAKALEHVTHENVIITRDARRILGATRVVLPGQGAIRDCIGELERTELRGLVDDILTRQAKPLLGICVGQQMLMEKSEENGGVDCLGFFQGSVDRFPLDMRDEHEQRLKVPHMGWNRLTQHHDHPLWEGIEDGERFYFVHGYYVNATTDDHVLGTTQYGDVKAHVAIGRDATFAVQFHPEKSARAGLRLLENFVTWTP; the protein is encoded by the coding sequence ATGACCATTGCCGTTATCGATTATGGAATGGGCAATCTGCATTCCGTGGCCAAGGCGCTTGAACACGTAACCCACGAAAACGTCATCATCACCCGCGATGCCCGCCGCATTCTGGGCGCCACCCGCGTGGTGCTGCCAGGCCAGGGCGCGATTCGCGACTGTATCGGCGAGCTCGAGCGCACCGAACTCCGGGGTCTGGTCGATGACATCCTGACCCGCCAAGCCAAGCCCTTGCTCGGCATTTGCGTGGGCCAGCAGATGCTGATGGAGAAAAGCGAGGAGAACGGCGGCGTCGACTGCCTGGGCTTTTTTCAGGGCAGCGTCGACCGCTTCCCGCTCGATATGCGCGACGAACATGAGCAGCGCCTGAAGGTGCCCCACATGGGCTGGAACCGGCTCACCCAGCACCACGACCACCCGCTGTGGGAAGGCATCGAGGATGGCGAGCGTTTCTACTTCGTTCACGGCTACTACGTCAACGCCACGACGGATGACCACGTGCTCGGCACGACCCAATATGGCGATGTGAAGGCGCACGTCGCTATCGGACGCGATGCCACCTTCGCCGTGCAGTTTCACCCGGAAAAAAGCGCGCGGGCCGGTCTTCGCCTGCTCGAAAACTTCGTTACCTGGACGCCCTGA
- the hisA gene encoding 1-(5-phosphoribosyl)-5-[(5-phosphoribosylamino)methylideneamino]imidazole-4-carboxamide isomerase, whose protein sequence is MLVIPAIDLKDGQCVRLKQGRMEDSTSYGDDPVAMAGRWVEAGARRLHLVDLNGAFEGKPVNGDAVTAIARAYPNLPIQIGGGIRSAETIEHYLSAGVSYVIIGTKAVKEPEFVGEMCRAFPGNIIVGLDAKDGFVATDGWAEVSTIKATELAKRFAGDGVSSIVYTDIARDGMMQGVNIDATAELAREGGLPVIASGGVTNLDDIKALCDVADSGILGAITGRAIYEGSLDVREAQRLSDELTGGRT, encoded by the coding sequence ATGCTAGTCATTCCCGCCATTGATCTCAAAGACGGCCAGTGCGTACGCTTGAAGCAGGGCCGCATGGAGGACTCGACCTCCTACGGCGACGACCCGGTCGCCATGGCCGGACGCTGGGTGGAGGCCGGCGCGCGCCGCCTGCACCTGGTGGATCTCAACGGCGCCTTCGAGGGCAAGCCGGTCAACGGCGACGCAGTCACCGCCATCGCCCGTGCCTACCCGAACCTTCCGATCCAGATCGGCGGCGGTATTCGCAGTGCCGAGACCATCGAGCACTACTTAAGCGCCGGCGTCTCGTATGTGATCATCGGTACCAAGGCGGTGAAGGAGCCCGAGTTCGTCGGCGAGATGTGCCGCGCCTTTCCCGGCAACATCATCGTCGGGCTCGACGCGAAGGACGGGTTCGTGGCCACCGACGGCTGGGCGGAAGTGTCCACCATCAAGGCCACCGAGCTTGCCAAGCGCTTCGCCGGTGACGGCGTCTCCAGCATCGTCTACACCGATATCGCTCGCGACGGCATGATGCAGGGTGTGAACATCGACGCCACCGCCGAGCTTGCCCGCGAAGGCGGCCTTCCGGTGATCGCCTCCGGTGGGGTGACCAACCTCGACGACATCAAGGCGCTTTGCGACGTCGCCGACAGCGGCATCCTCGGAGCGATCACCGGCCGCGCCATCTACGAAGGGAGCCTGGACGTGCGTGAAGCCCAACGCCTGAGCGATGAACTGACCGGAGGTCGAACATGA